The Carassius auratus strain Wakin chromosome 27, ASM336829v1, whole genome shotgun sequence genome includes a region encoding these proteins:
- the prg4a gene encoding proteoglycan 4a, with protein MTGSALVSFLLALACVLLPLCTAQGSCVGRCGEPFTRGQVCSCDYSCFVHGECCKDFDDVCTVGDSCRGRCGEAFRRGRQCECDSDCALHDSCCPDYSAHCDALSQLQAARGSKLNKLTDYTEECMAVCLAAQQNPDLMRNGGRLNNFMAPSDAASLPAGGPLPQDIFAPLTPSDIPGIASNPSGFPLPGSDPAPAAGPFSDNPLTIPVQVSLSVSGQGEGPSAAHRPSALADIAQAVAASSPAAPDANSNPDLCTGLAFNGMATLSNNSIIVFRGHFFWMLNPKTRRAGPARRITEELGIPSPIDTAFTRCNCQGKTYIIKGDNYWSLENGVVESGYPRSVSQDFGGLTGEITAALPIPAARKRPESVYFFKKGGTVQKLTFPPGSAPTCSGKRSKNSDKVPKNGKAAGIQLSGEINIKLKMKGFPTPVTSALSMPNPRKSDGFDYFVFSWPKVLNVKVSGDLPALTAPVSHSSQQNDISKWLNCA; from the exons ATGACTGGATCTGCTCTGGTTTCATTTCTGCTGGCGCTGGCCTGTGTTCTTCTGCCGCTGTGCACTGCTCAAG GCAGCTGTGTGGGCAGATGTGGTGAGCCGTTCACCCGCGGACAGGTCTGTAGCTGTGACTACAGTTGTTTTGTCCACGGCGAGTGCTGCAAGGATTTTGACGATGTCTGCACTGTTG GTGACTCCTGCAGGGGTCGCTGTGGTGAGGCGTTCCGGCGCGGGAGACAGTGTGAGTGTGATTCAGACTGCGCGCTCCACGACTCCTGCTGTCCAGACTACAGCGCGCACTGCG ATGCTTTGTCCCAGTTGCAAGCTGCAAGAGGCTCAAAACTAAACAAGCTTACAG ATTATACTGAGGAGTGTATGGCAGTATGTCTCGCAGCGCAGCAAAACCCAGACCTCATGAGAAATG GTGGAAGACTGAATAACTTCATGGCTCCATCTGATGCCGCATCACTTCCTGCTGGTGGCCCTCTGCCCCAGGACATCTTCGCTCCTCTGACACCCTCTGACATACCCG GCATCGCTTCCAACCCTTCTGGGTTCCCTCTGCCAGGATCCGACCCTGCTCCTGCAGCGGGACCTTTCTCTGACAATCCCCTAACCATCCCGGTGCAGGTCTCCCTCTCCGTCAGCGGACAAGGTGAGGGGCCGTCAGCTGCACACAGACCCAGCGCTCTAGCAGACATCGCCCAGGCCGTGGCAGCCAGCAGCCCTGCAGCACCAG atgccAACTCAAACCCTGATCTCTGCACTGGCCTTGCCTTTAATGGAATGGCAACTCTCTCCAACAACTCCATCATAGTTTTCAGAG GTCACTTTTTTTGGATGCTGAACCCCAAGACCAGAAGAGCCGGTCCTGCtcgtagaatcactgaagaactGGGCATTCCATCTCCCATCGACACAGCCTTCACACGCTGCAACTGCCAGGGCAAGACCTACATCATCAAG GGTGACAACTACTGGAGTTTGGAGAATGGTGTTGTGGAATCTGGATATCCCAGATCTGTGTCCCAGGACTTTGGTGGGCTCACCGGTGAGATCACTGCTGCTCTGCCAATCCCAGCCGCCAGAAAGAGACCGGAGTCTGTGTACTTCTTCAAGAAAG GAGGCACAGTGCAGAAGTTAACCTTTCCTCCTGGAAGTGCACCAACTTGCAGTGGAAAGAGATCCAAAAATTCAGACAAAGTTCCAAAAAATGGCAAAGCAGCAG GGATCCAGTTGTCAGGGGAGATCAACATCAAGCTCAAAATGAAGGGCTTCCCCACCCCTGTGACATCAGCATTGTCCATGCCCAACCCAAGGAAGTCAGATGGTTTCGATTACTTCGTTTTCTCTTGGC CTAAGGTCCTAAACGTCAAGGTTAGCGGTGATCTGCCCGCTCTGACGGCCCCTGTCAGCCATTCCTCCCAGCAGAATGACATCAGCAAGTGGCTCAACTGTGCCTGA